The proteins below are encoded in one region of Pseudomonas putida S13.1.2:
- a CDS encoding adenosylmethionine--8-amino-7-oxononanoate transaminase, protein MGLNDQWMQRDLKVLWHPCTQMKDHEQLPLIPIKRGEGVWLEDFEGKRYLDAVSSWWVNVFGHANPRINQRIKDQVDQLEHVILAGFSHQPVIELSERLVAMTPAGLDRVFYADNGSSCIEVALKMSFHYWLNVGKPDKKRFVTLTNSYHGETIAAMSVGDVPLFTETYKALLLDTIKVPSPDCYLRPEGMSWEEHSRNMFAAMEQTLAEHHASISAVIVEPLIQGAGGMRMYHPVYLKLLREACDRYDVHLIHDEIAVGFGRTGTMFACEQAGIRPDFLCLSKALTGGYLPLAACLTTDKVYQAFYDDYPTLRAFLHSHSYTGNPLACAAALATLDIFEQDNVIEANKALATRMATATAHLADHAHVAEIRQTGMALAIEMVKDKAGKVAYPWQERRGLKVFEHALTRGALLRPLGSVVYFLPPYVITPEQIDFLAEVASEGIDIATRDSVSVAVPANFHPDFRDPG, encoded by the coding sequence ATGGGCCTCAACGATCAGTGGATGCAACGCGACCTCAAGGTCCTGTGGCACCCCTGTACCCAGATGAAAGACCACGAGCAGCTGCCGCTGATCCCGATCAAGCGCGGCGAAGGCGTGTGGCTGGAGGACTTCGAAGGCAAGCGCTACCTGGACGCGGTGAGCAGCTGGTGGGTCAATGTGTTCGGCCACGCCAACCCGCGCATCAACCAGCGCATCAAGGACCAGGTCGACCAACTGGAGCACGTGATCCTGGCCGGTTTCAGCCATCAGCCGGTGATCGAGCTGTCCGAGCGCCTGGTGGCCATGACCCCGGCCGGTCTCGACCGGGTGTTCTACGCCGATAACGGCTCGTCGTGCATCGAAGTGGCGCTGAAGATGAGCTTCCACTACTGGCTGAACGTCGGCAAACCGGACAAGAAGCGCTTCGTCACCCTGACCAACAGCTACCACGGCGAAACCATCGCCGCCATGTCGGTAGGTGATGTGCCGCTATTCACCGAAACCTACAAGGCGTTGCTGCTGGACACGATCAAGGTGCCTAGCCCCGACTGCTACCTGCGCCCCGAGGGCATGAGCTGGGAAGAGCACTCGCGCAACATGTTCGCCGCCATGGAGCAAACCCTGGCCGAGCACCACGCCTCGATCAGCGCCGTGATCGTCGAGCCGCTGATCCAGGGGGCCGGCGGCATGCGCATGTACCACCCGGTGTACCTCAAGCTGCTGCGCGAGGCCTGCGACCGCTACGACGTGCACCTGATCCACGACGAGATCGCCGTGGGCTTTGGCCGCACCGGCACGATGTTCGCGTGCGAGCAGGCCGGCATCCGCCCGGACTTCCTGTGCCTGTCCAAGGCCCTGACCGGTGGCTACCTGCCGCTGGCCGCCTGCCTGACCACCGACAAGGTGTACCAGGCGTTCTATGACGACTACCCGACCCTGCGCGCGTTCCTGCACTCGCACAGCTACACCGGCAACCCGCTGGCGTGCGCTGCGGCGCTGGCGACCCTGGACATCTTCGAACAGGACAACGTGATCGAGGCCAACAAGGCCCTGGCCACGCGCATGGCCACCGCCACTGCGCACCTGGCCGATCATGCTCACGTTGCCGAAATCCGCCAGACCGGCATGGCCCTGGCCATCGAGATGGTCAAGGACAAAGCTGGCAAGGTGGCCTACCCCTGGCAGGAGCGACGTGGCCTGAAGGTGTTCGAACACGCCCTGACCCGCGGCGCCCTGCTACGCCCGCTGGGCAGCGTGGTGTACTTCCTGCCGCCGTACGTGATCACCCCGGAGCAGATCGACTTCCTTGCAGAAGTTGCCAGCGAAGGCATCGACATCGCCACCCGCGACAGCGTCAGTGTTGCCGTGCCGGCCAACTTCCACCCCGACTTCCGCGACCCGGGCTAG
- a CDS encoding flavin monoamine oxidase family protein gives MAAAWVRLCALVLIGVSSGAALAKDKTPTAIVVGGGLAGLTAAYELQDKGWQVTLLEAKSGMGGRSGLATSEWIGNAKAQPVLNHYLDRFKLETLPAPEFVRSPGYLIDGEYFSATDLATKQPATAEALKRYEKTLDDLARSIDDPLNPQATSTLFALDQINVSTWLDKLQLPATARQLVNQQIRTRYDEPSRLSLLYFAQQNRVYRGVSDRDLRAARLPGGSPVLAQAFVKQLKTIKTSSPVTAIVQDKDGVTVKVGSVGYQADYLVMAVPLRALAKIQMTPGLDTQHVAALKGTNYGWRDQLMLKFKKPVWESRARMSGEIFSNAGLGMLWIEPALKGGANVVINLSGDNARLLQAFGDKQMVDQVLIRLHAFYPQARGAFTGYEVKRYSTDAGTGGAYLAYGPGQISKYWRLWERPVQRITFAGEHTDALYPGTLEGALRSGQRAASQAQDLLAGKSFDPAKAVPVAAAAAAGAAAAKDSKGGFFSNMFGGSSDKGDKAAKPPVKAEPKQPEEARQDKPGFFKRLFGGAQTPEVKAEPIAKAEEVAPAPAPAPQAAPAPVAPAPVVKEAAAKPAATKAAPAKHAPAHKPAHKPAETKKATAKSEPTKKPVANTQAKAG, from the coding sequence ATGGCTGCTGCTTGGGTGCGCCTGTGCGCGTTGGTATTGATTGGTGTGTCCAGCGGCGCCGCGCTGGCCAAGGACAAGACGCCCACGGCGATTGTCGTGGGTGGCGGCCTGGCGGGCCTGACGGCAGCCTACGAGCTGCAGGACAAGGGCTGGCAGGTGACCCTGCTGGAGGCCAAGTCGGGCATGGGCGGGCGCTCGGGCCTGGCCACCAGCGAGTGGATCGGCAATGCCAAGGCGCAGCCGGTGCTCAACCATTACCTGGACCGTTTCAAGCTTGAAACACTGCCGGCACCGGAGTTTGTGCGTAGCCCCGGTTACCTGATCGACGGTGAGTACTTCAGCGCCACCGACCTGGCCACCAAGCAACCGGCTACCGCCGAAGCGCTCAAGCGCTACGAGAAAACCCTCGATGACCTGGCCCGTTCGATCGATGACCCGCTGAACCCGCAGGCAACCAGCACGCTGTTCGCCCTCGACCAGATCAACGTCTCCACCTGGCTGGACAAACTGCAACTGCCGGCCACCGCCCGTCAGCTGGTCAACCAGCAGATCCGTACCCGTTACGACGAACCGTCGCGCCTGTCGCTGCTGTATTTCGCCCAGCAGAACCGTGTGTATCGCGGTGTCAGCGACCGCGACCTGCGTGCCGCGCGCCTGCCCGGTGGCAGCCCGGTGCTGGCCCAGGCCTTCGTCAAGCAACTGAAGACCATCAAGACCAGCTCGCCGGTCACCGCCATCGTGCAGGACAAGGATGGGGTAACGGTAAAAGTCGGCAGCGTCGGCTACCAGGCGGATTACCTGGTCATGGCCGTGCCGTTGCGTGCCCTGGCCAAGATCCAGATGACCCCGGGCCTGGACACCCAGCACGTGGCGGCGCTCAAAGGGACCAACTATGGCTGGCGCGACCAGCTGATGCTCAAGTTCAAGAAGCCGGTGTGGGAAAGCCGCGCGCGCATGTCGGGCGAAATCTTCAGTAACGCCGGCCTCGGCATGCTGTGGATCGAGCCAGCGCTCAAGGGCGGCGCCAACGTGGTGATCAACCTTTCCGGCGACAACGCCCGCCTGCTTCAGGCGTTTGGCGACAAGCAGATGGTCGACCAGGTGCTGATCCGCCTGCATGCGTTCTACCCGCAGGCCCGTGGAGCCTTCACCGGTTACGAGGTCAAGCGCTACAGCACTGACGCCGGTACCGGCGGCGCTTACCTGGCCTATGGCCCGGGGCAGATCAGCAAATACTGGCGCCTGTGGGAGCGCCCGGTGCAGCGCATCACCTTTGCCGGTGAACACACCGATGCCCTGTACCCGGGCACCCTGGAAGGCGCCCTGCGCAGTGGCCAGCGCGCGGCCAGCCAGGCACAGGACCTGTTGGCCGGGAAGTCGTTCGACCCCGCCAAGGCGGTGCCGGTTGCGGCGGCAGCTGCAGCAGGTGCAGCGGCTGCCAAGGACAGCAAGGGCGGGTTCTTCTCCAATATGTTTGGTGGTTCGTCCGACAAAGGCGACAAGGCTGCCAAGCCGCCGGTCAAAGCTGAGCCGAAGCAGCCCGAAGAGGCCAGGCAGGACAAGCCAGGCTTCTTCAAGCGCCTGTTTGGCGGGGCGCAAACGCCAGAAGTGAAGGCTGAGCCAATCGCCAAGGCAGAGGAAGTGGCACCGGCACCTGCGCCTGCTCCCCAGGCCGCGCCGGCTCCGGTGGCACCAGCGCCTGTGGTCAAGGAAGCGGCTGCCAAGCCTGCGGCAACCAAGGCCGCCCCGGCCAAGCATGCGCCCGCGCACAAGCCGGCGCATAAGCCTGCCGAGACGAAGAAGGCGACAGCCAAATCCGAGCCGACCAAGAAACCTGTGGCCAATACCCAGGCCAAGGCTGGTTGA
- a CDS encoding cytochrome b, translating to MQLRNSPSRYGVVSIILHWGVALAVFGLFGLGLWMVGLDYYSPWRKAGPDLHKSIGLVLLAVMLLRVVWRFISPPPPAPANHGAVTRLAAKLGHLALYLGLFAVMAAGYLISTADGVGIPVFGLFEVPALISDLPDQADVAGVIHLWLAWGLVIFAVLHALAALKHHFIDRDATLTRMLGRKA from the coding sequence ATGCAACTGCGCAATTCACCTTCTCGCTACGGCGTGGTCAGCATCATCCTGCACTGGGGCGTGGCGCTGGCAGTGTTCGGCCTGTTCGGCCTGGGTCTGTGGATGGTCGGCCTCGACTACTACAGCCCTTGGCGCAAAGCCGGCCCGGACCTGCACAAAAGCATCGGCCTGGTGCTGCTGGCGGTGATGCTGCTGCGGGTGGTCTGGCGTTTCATCAGCCCCCCACCACCGGCACCCGCCAACCATGGCGCAGTCACGCGCCTGGCGGCCAAGCTAGGCCATCTGGCCTTGTACCTTGGTCTGTTTGCGGTGATGGCTGCCGGATACCTGATTTCTACCGCCGACGGCGTCGGCATTCCGGTGTTTGGCCTGTTCGAAGTGCCGGCACTGATCAGCGACCTGCCTGACCAGGCAGATGTGGCTGGCGTGATTCATCTGTGGCTGGCCTGGGGCCTGGTGATTTTTGCCGTGCTGCATGCCCTGGCAGCGCTCAAGCACCATTTCATCGACCGTGACGCGACCCTGACCCGCATGTTGGGCCGCAAAGCTTGA
- a CDS encoding YceI family protein, which yields MLKKTFAALALGTALLSAGQVMAAEYKIDKEGQHAFVDWKISHLGYSFIHGTFKDFDGNFTWDSAKPEASKISVDLKTASLWSNHAERDKHIASADFLDVKKYPQAKFVSTAVKSTGDKTADVTGDLTLHGVTKPVTFKATFNGEGKDPWGGERAGFNATTTLNLNDFGIKGPGATSQTLDLDISVEGVKQK from the coding sequence ATGTTGAAAAAGACTTTTGCCGCTCTGGCGCTCGGTACCGCTCTGCTTTCCGCCGGCCAGGTCATGGCTGCCGAGTACAAGATCGACAAGGAAGGCCAGCACGCGTTCGTTGACTGGAAGATCAGCCACCTGGGCTACAGCTTCATTCACGGTACCTTCAAGGACTTTGACGGCAACTTCACCTGGGACAGCGCCAAGCCTGAAGCCAGCAAGATCAGCGTCGACCTGAAAACCGCCAGCCTGTGGTCGAACCACGCCGAGCGTGACAAGCACATCGCCAGCGCCGATTTCCTCGACGTGAAGAAGTATCCTCAAGCCAAGTTCGTCTCCACCGCTGTCAAGTCGACTGGCGACAAGACTGCTGACGTGACCGGCGACCTGACCCTGCACGGCGTGACCAAGCCGGTCACCTTCAAGGCTACCTTCAACGGTGAAGGCAAGGACCCATGGGGCGGTGAGCGCGCTGGTTTCAACGCCACCACCACCCTTAACCTGAACGACTTCGGCATCAAGGGCCCAGGCGCGACTTCGCAAACCCTGGACCTGGATATCAGTGTTGAAGGTGTGAAGCAGAAGTAA
- a CDS encoding DEAD/DEAH box helicase has product MSFASLGLSEALVRAIEAAGYTQPTPVQQRAIPAVLQGRDLMVAAQTGTGKTGGFALPILERLFPAGHPDKSQRHGPRQPRVLVLTPTRELAAQVHDSFKVYARDLPLVSACIFGGVGMNPQVQAIAKGVDVLVACPGRLLDLAGQGKVDLAHVEILVLDEADRMLDMGFIHDVKKVLARLPSKRQNLLFSATFSKDITDLADKLLHNPERIEVTPPNTTVERIEQRVYRLPASHKRALLAHLITLGAWEQVLVFTRTKHGANRLAEYLEKQGLTAAAIHGNKSQNARTKALADFKANSVRVLVATDIAARGLDIDQLPHVVNFELPNVEEDYVHRIGRTGRAGRSGEAISLVAPDEEKLLKSIERVTRQKIADGDLMGFDASQVEAEKPEVRERPQANGRGGRNQPRGEGGKDANGGRKDKGKDKGKAKQPAAAKPADKEKSGDKPQQRKPRDNKPRQQQASQNSTPKAPADRAPDEFLDDEVDNFGNRADYVSPYQGKNQGRNRRPGGGTGAGQSQGQGAAPRSNGGGGQARNGGQPRSANGEKRPPRNNNGGGARRDGGGRGRPARDDAARQEPAVRNPRQPEKQPVIIRKESKLDRFPTPEQLDDLPSRPRGERPALLTRKG; this is encoded by the coding sequence ATGTCCTTTGCTTCCCTCGGTCTCTCCGAGGCTCTTGTCCGCGCTATCGAGGCTGCGGGCTATACCCAGCCGACCCCCGTGCAACAGCGGGCGATTCCCGCCGTGTTGCAAGGCCGCGACCTGATGGTTGCCGCCCAGACAGGTACTGGTAAAACCGGCGGCTTCGCCCTGCCGATTCTCGAGCGCCTGTTCCCGGCCGGCCACCCCGACAAGTCGCAGCGTCACGGCCCGCGCCAGCCTCGCGTGCTGGTCCTGACCCCAACCCGCGAGCTGGCAGCCCAGGTGCACGACAGCTTCAAGGTCTATGCCCGTGACCTGCCACTGGTCAGCGCCTGCATCTTCGGCGGCGTTGGCATGAACCCGCAAGTCCAGGCGATTGCCAAGGGCGTTGACGTGCTGGTTGCCTGCCCGGGCCGCCTGCTCGACCTGGCCGGCCAAGGCAAGGTCGACCTGGCCCACGTTGAAATTCTGGTGCTCGACGAAGCCGACCGCATGCTCGACATGGGCTTCATCCACGACGTCAAGAAGGTACTGGCCCGCCTGCCATCCAAGCGCCAGAACCTGCTGTTCTCGGCCACCTTCTCCAAGGACATCACCGACCTCGCCGACAAGCTCCTGCACAACCCGGAGCGTATCGAGGTCACGCCGCCGAACACCACCGTCGAGCGTATCGAGCAGCGCGTCTACCGCCTGCCCGCCAGCCACAAGCGTGCGCTGCTGGCCCACCTGATCACCCTGGGTGCCTGGGAACAGGTACTGGTGTTTACCCGTACCAAGCACGGCGCCAACCGCCTGGCCGAGTACCTGGAAAAACAAGGCCTGACCGCCGCCGCGATTCACGGCAACAAGAGCCAGAACGCCCGCACCAAGGCCCTGGCCGACTTCAAGGCCAACAGCGTGCGCGTACTGGTCGCCACCGACATCGCCGCCCGCGGCCTGGACATCGACCAGTTGCCCCACGTGGTCAACTTCGAGCTGCCGAATGTCGAGGAAGACTACGTGCACCGTATCGGCCGTACTGGCCGGGCCGGTCGTTCGGGCGAGGCCATTTCGCTGGTCGCGCCGGATGAAGAGAAGTTGCTCAAGAGCATCGAACGGGTAACCCGGCAGAAGATCGCCGACGGCGACCTGATGGGCTTTGACGCCAGCCAGGTGGAAGCCGAGAAACCCGAAGTACGCGAGCGCCCGCAGGCCAACGGCCGTGGCGGTCGCAACCAGCCACGCGGCGAAGGCGGCAAAGACGCCAACGGTGGCCGCAAGGACAAAGGCAAGGATAAAGGCAAGGCCAAGCAGCCAGCTGCCGCGAAGCCTGCAGATAAGGAAAAGTCCGGCGACAAGCCGCAGCAGCGCAAGCCGCGTGACAACAAGCCGCGCCAGCAGCAGGCCAGCCAGAACAGCACACCCAAGGCGCCCGCCGACCGTGCCCCGGATGAGTTCCTGGATGACGAAGTCGACAACTTCGGTAACCGCGCCGATTACGTCAGCCCTTACCAAGGCAAGAACCAGGGGCGTAACCGTCGCCCTGGCGGTGGTACTGGCGCAGGCCAGAGCCAAGGCCAAGGTGCTGCCCCGCGCAGCAACGGTGGCGGCGGTCAGGCTCGCAATGGCGGCCAGCCCCGCAGTGCCAACGGTGAGAAGCGCCCACCGCGCAACAACAATGGTGGCGGTGCACGCCGTGATGGCGGTGGCCGTGGTCGCCCGGCCCGTGACGATGCTGCCCGGCAAGAACCGGCCGTGCGCAACCCGCGCCAACCGGAAAAACAGCCGGTGATCATCCGCAAGGAGTCCAAGCTCGACCGTTTCCCGACGCCTGAGCAACTGGATGACCTGCCAAGCCGCCCGCGCGGTGAGCGTCCTGCCCTGTTGACCCGAAAAGGTTGA
- a CDS encoding substrate-binding periplasmic protein has product MPLVARLFWILLLACLSPLALGERLRLVSDDWAPYVYQHDGQPRGIDYEVTTEVFKRLGVEVEWQFLPWKRCLAMIEQGLADGILDIFQTETRRPYLVYAPEPMSEVEFVLFQARARRHAVAGPDDLAGLTVGTSPGYAYGSGFNQATHFRREAAPTQEANFGKLLLGRIDLAITDRRVGHYLIRHLGLEQQVEELPLVINRQAQYLGLVRKPGRETLALAFAEELQRFKQDPAFAAISHRYTGDIGNILNAVEQQESSTAR; this is encoded by the coding sequence ATGCCACTCGTCGCCCGACTGTTCTGGATCCTGCTGCTCGCCTGCCTGAGCCCGTTGGCTCTGGGCGAGCGCCTGCGCCTGGTCTCCGATGACTGGGCACCCTACGTCTATCAGCACGATGGCCAGCCCCGCGGTATCGACTACGAAGTCACCACCGAGGTATTCAAACGCCTGGGTGTCGAGGTGGAATGGCAGTTCCTGCCGTGGAAACGCTGCCTGGCAATGATCGAGCAAGGCCTGGCGGACGGGATTCTGGATATTTTCCAGACCGAAACCCGGCGCCCGTATCTGGTATACGCCCCCGAACCCATGTCGGAGGTCGAGTTCGTGCTGTTCCAGGCCCGCGCACGTCGCCATGCCGTAGCCGGCCCGGACGACCTCGCGGGCCTCACCGTAGGCACCTCGCCCGGCTACGCCTATGGCAGCGGGTTCAACCAGGCCACACATTTTCGACGTGAAGCCGCGCCGACCCAGGAAGCCAACTTCGGCAAACTGCTGCTGGGCCGTATCGACCTGGCAATTACCGACCGCAGGGTCGGGCATTACCTGATCCGGCATCTTGGCTTGGAGCAACAGGTCGAGGAACTGCCTCTGGTGATCAACCGCCAAGCCCAGTACCTGGGGCTGGTGCGCAAGCCAGGGCGTGAAACACTGGCCTTGGCCTTTGCCGAAGAACTGCAGCGTTTCAAGCAGGACCCGGCCTTTGCCGCCATCAGCCACCGTTACACAGGCGACATCGGAAACATTCTCAACGCCGTTGAGCAGCAGGAAAGCAGCACAGCGCGATAG
- the metF gene encoding methylenetetrahydrofolate reductase [NAD(P)H], translated as MSQERRYSFEFFPTKTDAGHEKLMGVARQLATYNPDFFSCTYGAGGSTRDRTLNTVLQLENEVKVPAAPHLSCVGDSKDDLRTLLAEYKAAGIKRIVALRGDLPSGMGMASGELRYASDLVEFIRQETADHFHLEVAAYPEMHPQARNFETDLANFVHKVKAGADSAITQYFFNADSYFYFVERAQKLGVDIPVVPGIMPITNYSKLARFSDACGAEIPRWIRKQLEAYADDTASIQAFGEEVITRMCEQLLQGGAPGLHFYTLNQAEPSLAIWNNLKLPR; from the coding sequence ATGTCACAAGAACGCCGCTACAGTTTCGAGTTCTTCCCGACCAAGACCGACGCCGGTCACGAAAAGCTGATGGGCGTCGCCCGCCAGCTGGCCACCTACAACCCGGACTTCTTCTCCTGCACCTACGGTGCCGGTGGCTCGACCCGCGACCGCACGCTGAACACCGTGCTGCAGCTGGAAAACGAAGTGAAGGTACCGGCCGCACCGCACCTGTCGTGCGTGGGCGACTCCAAGGACGACCTGCGCACCCTGCTGGCGGAATACAAGGCTGCCGGCATCAAGCGCATCGTCGCCCTGCGTGGCGACCTGCCGTCGGGCATGGGCATGGCCAGTGGCGAACTGCGCTACGCCAGCGACCTGGTCGAGTTCATCCGCCAGGAAACCGCTGACCACTTCCACCTGGAAGTGGCCGCCTACCCGGAAATGCACCCGCAGGCGCGCAACTTCGAAACCGACCTGGCCAACTTCGTGCACAAGGTCAAGGCTGGCGCCGACAGCGCCATCACCCAGTACTTCTTCAACGCCGACAGCTACTTCTACTTCGTCGAGCGCGCACAGAAGCTGGGTGTGGACATCCCGGTGGTACCCGGCATCATGCCGATCACCAACTACAGCAAGCTGGCCCGCTTCTCCGACGCCTGCGGCGCCGAGATCCCGCGCTGGATCCGCAAGCAGCTGGAAGCCTATGCCGACGACACCGCCAGCATTCAGGCATTTGGCGAAGAAGTGATTACCCGCATGTGCGAACAGCTGCTGCAAGGCGGCGCACCGGGCCTGCACTTCTACACCTTGAACCAGGCCGAGCCGAGCCTGGCGATCTGGAACAACCTGAAGCTGCCGCGCTGA
- the ahcY gene encoding adenosylhomocysteinase gives MSAVNTPAGFTDFKVADISLAAWGRRETIIAESEMPALMGLRRKYLTEQPLKGAKILGCIHMTIQTAVLIETLVALGAEVRWSSCNIFSTQDQAAASIAAAGIPVFAWKGETEEEYEWCLEQTILKDGQPWDANMILDDGGDLTELLHKKYPQVLDRVHGVTEETTTGVHRLLDMLAKGELKVPAINVNDSVTKSKNDNKYGCRHSLNDAIKRGTDHLLSGKQALVIGYGDVGKGSAQSLRQEGMIVKVTEVDPICAMQACMDGFELVSPFIDGINDGTEASIDKALLGKIDLIVTTTGNVNVCDANMLKALKKRAVVCNIGHFDNEIDTAFMRKNWAWEEVKPQVHKIHRTGAGSFDPQNDDYLILLAEGRLVNLGNATGHPSRIMDGSFANQVLAQIFLFEQKYADLSAEKKAERLTVEVLPKKLDEEVALEMVRGFGGVVTKLTKQQADYIGVTVEGPFKPHAYRY, from the coding sequence ATGAGCGCTGTAAACACGCCTGCTGGTTTTACCGATTTCAAAGTCGCCGACATCTCCCTGGCCGCCTGGGGCCGTCGCGAAACCATCATCGCCGAATCGGAAATGCCTGCGCTGATGGGCCTGCGTCGCAAGTACCTGACCGAGCAGCCGCTCAAGGGTGCGAAGATCCTGGGCTGCATCCACATGACCATCCAGACCGCCGTGCTGATCGAAACCCTGGTAGCCCTGGGTGCCGAAGTACGCTGGTCGTCCTGCAACATCTTCTCTACCCAGGACCAGGCCGCCGCGTCCATCGCCGCCGCCGGCATCCCGGTGTTCGCCTGGAAGGGTGAAACCGAAGAAGAGTATGAGTGGTGCCTGGAGCAGACCATCCTCAAGGATGGCCAGCCATGGGACGCCAACATGATCCTCGACGACGGCGGTGACCTGACCGAGCTGCTGCACAAGAAATACCCGCAAGTGCTGGACCGCGTGCACGGTGTGACCGAAGAGACCACCACCGGCGTGCACCGCCTGCTGGACATGCTGGCCAAGGGCGAGCTGAAAGTCCCGGCGATCAACGTCAACGACTCGGTTACCAAGAGCAAGAACGACAACAAGTACGGCTGCCGTCACAGCCTGAACGACGCCATCAAGCGTGGTACCGACCACCTGCTGTCGGGCAAGCAAGCCCTGGTGATCGGCTACGGTGACGTGGGCAAGGGCTCGGCCCAGTCCCTGCGTCAGGAAGGCATGATCGTCAAGGTCACCGAAGTTGACCCAATCTGCGCCATGCAGGCCTGCATGGACGGTTTCGAGCTGGTCTCGCCGTTCATCGACGGTATCAACGACGGCACCGAAGCCAGCATCGACAAGGCCCTGCTGGGCAAGATCGACCTGATCGTCACCACCACCGGTAACGTCAACGTCTGCGATGCCAACATGCTCAAGGCCCTGAAGAAGCGTGCCGTGGTCTGCAACATAGGCCACTTCGACAACGAGATCGACACCGCCTTCATGCGCAAGAACTGGGCCTGGGAAGAGGTCAAGCCGCAGGTGCACAAGATCCACCGCACCGGTGCTGGCAGCTTCGACCCGCAGAACGACGACTACCTGATCCTGCTGGCCGAAGGCCGTCTGGTCAACCTGGGTAACGCCACTGGCCACCCAAGCCGCATCATGGACGGTTCGTTCGCCAACCAGGTGCTGGCACAGATCTTCCTGTTCGAGCAGAAGTACGCCGACCTGTCGGCCGAGAAGAAAGCCGAGCGCCTGACCGTTGAAGTGCTGCCGAAGAAGCTCGACGAAGAAGTGGCCCTGGAAATGGTCCGCGGCTTCGGCGGCGTGGTTACCAAGCTGACCAAGCAGCAAGCCGACTACATCGGCGTGACCGTCGAAGGCCCGTTCAAGCCACACGCCTACCGCTACTAA
- a CDS encoding acyl-CoA thioesterase — protein sequence MNFHTRKWVKPEDLNPNGTLFGGSLLRWIDEEAAIYAIVQLGNQRVVTKYISEINFVSASRQGDIIELGITATEFGRTSITLKCEVRNKITRKSILTVDKMVFVNLGEDGLPAAHGRTEIKYVQDQFPDSAVE from the coding sequence ATGAACTTTCACACCCGCAAGTGGGTTAAACCCGAAGACCTCAACCCCAATGGCACCCTGTTCGGTGGCAGCCTGTTGCGCTGGATCGACGAAGAGGCGGCCATCTACGCCATCGTCCAGCTGGGCAACCAGCGCGTAGTGACCAAGTACATATCGGAAATCAACTTCGTCAGCGCTTCGCGTCAGGGCGACATCATCGAACTGGGCATCACTGCCACCGAGTTCGGCCGCACCTCGATCACCCTCAAGTGTGAAGTACGCAACAAGATCACCCGCAAGAGCATTCTGACCGTCGACAAGATGGTGTTCGTCAACTTGGGTGAAGACGGCTTGCCGGCAGCGCACGGGCGCACCGAGATCAAGTATGTCCAGGACCAGTTCCCGGATTCTGCAGTCGAGTAA